From the Pseudomonadota bacterium genome, the window GCGCCGTGTGGCCGCCTGGCAACAGCAACTTCAAGGCGACGAGGGTGTGGTGACGTACCACAAAGACGTGATTTATCTTTTGGATCGCCTCGAGGTCCCGCTGCTGGGCACCATCGAAAGCACGCCAGGCGTGCCCCCCACGGCGATGGAAATTCGAACCCTAACCGGCGAGCTCAAAGGCCGAACCGGGGTGGTTCTCGCGACCACGTATCAGCCCGCGGGTCCGAGCAAAATGGTGGCCCGCGAGCTGGGTTGGTCTGTAAAGAGACTGCCGCTGGAGCCCCCTTTGAAAGCGGATGGTGAAGCCTACCTGGGGCATTTGGACCAGTGGGTTGCGGCGATTACCCAGGCGGGATCGTGAGAAAAACCCTGTTAGAGGTCCATGAGCTGGTGGCCGGCTACGAAAAACCCGTGGTCGGCCCCTTGTCCTTTTCGCTAAGCGAAGGGGAAGTGGTGGGCCTGTTTGGGGGCAACGGCTGTGGCAAGTCCACGCTGTTCCGCGCGATAGCCCAAACCGACGCACGCATATTCTCCGGCCGGCTCATCAAGGCCCCTGGGCTGCGTGTGAGCTGGCAAACCCAGCAGCCGGTGCGCCTGGACGAAATGCCCCTGAACGGTTGGGATTACCTCCGCTATGCGGCCGCCGGTACGCCGCCGCCGCCCAGGCTGAAGACTTGGCTGAACCGGCGGGTGGATGCCTTAAGCGGCGGGGAGTTTCAGTTGCTCGCGGTGTGGGCCATTTTGGCTGGCGAGGCCGATTTGGTGCTGCTGGACGAACCCACCAATAACATGGACCCAAAAGGCCAGATGGCCCTGACCGAAATCATCCAGGCCCAAAGGGGGCAGCGCGCCATCTTGCTGATCAGCCATGAGCGGGATTTTCTAAGCCAAACCTGCGACCGAATACTCGAGGTGGGCCAGTGAGCCTTGAGGTGTTGTTGGACCCGTTGTTTCGGGTGCCGTTTGTGGTGGGCCTGATCGTGGCGCTGGTTCTGCCGCTGCTGGGCGTGTTGCTAAGGCTGCGGGACGAGTGGCTGGCGGCACTGGGCTTTGCCCATTTGGCCGGGGCCAGCGGATTGATTGGCCTCGCCGCCGGGGTGCCGGTGGTTTTCGGCGGAATCATCGGCGCGGTTCTCGGGGCGGGTATCAAAAGCTTCGGGCGCCATCGCGGCAACACCGTGTTTGCCCTGATGCTGTTGATCGGCTGGGCCGTAACCCTGCTGGTGGCCGCCAACACCGCCTTGGGCGACGCCGTGGGCCATGCACTCATCGACGGCCAGCTCTATTTCGCGGGCCGCGTGCACTTGTACGGTTCGTTGGCATTTTTGGCCTTAAGTGCCCTGCTATTGCCGTGGATCGCACCCCGTTTGGTGCGGGCCCGCTTGTTTCCGGGCCACGAAGCGGCCAATCAACTGCCGGCCTGGC encodes:
- a CDS encoding metal ABC transporter permease — encoded protein: MSLEVLLDPLFRVPFVVGLIVALVLPLLGVLLRLRDEWLAALGFAHLAGASGLIGLAAGVPVVFGGIIGAVLGAGIKSFGRHRGNTVFALMLLIGWAVTLLVAANTALGDAVGHALIDGQLYFAGRVHLYGSLAFLALSALLLPWIAPRLVRARLFPGHEAANQLPAWRWHLSFDVMVALAMALGTGTVGLMGAFALVFIPPWIGFRFASHWHACLRLSVLAGVAGYLAAFIIALMLDQPFGPVLVMVLVVMAA
- a CDS encoding ATP-binding cassette domain-containing protein; its protein translation is MRKTLLEVHELVAGYEKPVVGPLSFSLSEGEVVGLFGGNGCGKSTLFRAIAQTDARIFSGRLIKAPGLRVSWQTQQPVRLDEMPLNGWDYLRYAAAGTPPPPRLKTWLNRRVDALSGGEFQLLAVWAILAGEADLVLLDEPTNNMDPKGQMALTEIIQAQRGQRAILLISHERDFLSQTCDRILEVGQ